The genomic DNA CCAAATGATCCTGCCATTCCACAACAACCCGATTTAATTTCAATTGCAGTATAATTTTCTGGGAAACTTAGAATTTTCTTTGTTGGAGCAGAAGAAGCCAATGCTTTCTGATAGCAATGTGCATGGAACTTGATTTCTTTTTTCTCTTTCGTAAATTGATCGATGGAAATGTTACCTTTTTGCATTTCTTGATACAGAAATTCTTCGATCATAAATGTATTTGATGCTAGTGTTTTAGCTTCAAGCTTCATTGTTTCTGGCACTAAATCAAGATACTCATCACGAAAAGTAAGAATAGCAGAAGGTTCAATACCTATTAACGGATTGTTTTCATCAACTATACCTTTCAATAGATTGATATTTTTGATTGCTAAAAACTTGGCTTTTTTAACCAATCCCTTTGACAAAAAGGTTCTTCCACTTTCTACATGTTTTGGAATAATAACTTGGTAGTCTAGCTTTTGTAACAATTGGATCGTTTTAATCCCAATTGGCGTATCGTTGTAATCGGTAAATTCATCAGCAAAAAGATAAACCCGCTTTTTTGTTGTTCCATTTGTAGTTGACGAATGCCATTTTTTAAGCGTGGTATTATGCAATTTCGGAATGCTTCTTTCTTTGGCAAAACCCAAATTGCTTTTTACAATATTCCCAATTGTAGGATGTTGATTTACGTAATTAAATAAGGAAGGAGCATAACTACCCAACTTATTTATTTTACTGATGTTTGCAATTAATTTACTCCGAAGCGGAATAGGATTGGAATCGTAATACTGTTGCAGAAATTCGGCTTTAAGCTTTGCCATATCCACATTCGATGGACATTCAGATTTACATGCTTTGCACGATAAGCAAAAGTCTAAAATATCATATAAGTCTTTTTGATCGAATGGATTTTTTTTATCAGAGTTGGTAAGAAATTCTCTGAATAGATTCGCTCTTGCTCGTGTGCTTAATTTTTCATCTAAACTTGCTTGATAACTAGGACACAATGCCTTTCCTGTTACATGAGTATTTCTGCAATCGCCAGAGCCATTGCATCGTTCTGTAGCTCTTACAATTCCCATATCACTAGAAAAATCAAAATAAGTTTCAATTTCTTTCGTTTGCTGATTTGGTTCATAACGCAAATGCGTATTCATTTTTGGCGTATCAACAATTTTACCTGGATTAAAAATATTTTTAGGATCCCAAGTTTGCTTAATCTGACGCAACAATTGATAGTTTTCTTCTCCTATCATGATCGGAATAAATTCCCCACGCAGTCTTCCATCTCCATGTTCACCGCTTAGCGAACCATTGTATTTTTTGACGAGTTTTGCAGAATCTAACCCAATTGCATGAAATTTTTCTTGGTCATCAGCATTTTTTAAGTCTAGAACAGGACGCATATGAATCTCTCCAGTACCAATATGAGCATGGAATACACATTGTATCTCATGTTTCTTCATTAATTCCTTAAATTCTGCAATGTAATCGTATAATACTTCAGGATTTACTGATGTATCTTCAATTAAGGAAACAGGTTTGGCGTCACCAATCATATTGGAAAGCACACCTAAGGCTGATTTTCGTAGATCCCAAACCTTCGTAATGTTTTCTGCTCCAGTAACAACAGGGAAGTGATATCCTAAATTATTTTCACGAAATTCAGCTTCCATTTTGCATGCAATTTGCTCAATTTCAGCTTTTGACTCTCTTGCAAATTCAATAATTAGCAGAGCACCTGGACTACCTTGTAAAAAAAATCGATTTTTGGCTTGTGTACGATTTCCTTCAGTCAATTTCAATATCTGATCGTCCATTAACTCAACTGCACCAGGTTGATATTTTAAGGCAATTAAGTTTCCTTTAATTGCATCTTCCAAACTTTTAAAATGGGCACAAACCAGAGCCTTTTCTTTTGGTGGGGACGGCACTAAATTTAATTTTATTTCAGTAGTAAAGGCTAGAGTCCCTTCTGAGCCTGCTAATAGATTACAGAAATTAAATTGAATATCATTTTTACTAAAAGGAGAGGAGTTGGATAGGATATCTATAGCATAACCAGTATTTCTTCTTTTAATTTTTAGATCAGGAAATTCCTTGTCTATTGAGGCTCGTATTTCTTCTGATGATAGAATTTGATTTATTTGCTGGTAAAGTTTAGATTCTAATCCGTTATTTGCTTCACATTTTTGTTTGAATTCATCGTCAGTTACATTTTTGAAGGTAGCTTTACTTCCATCGCTAAGGATACAATTTGTTTCAAGTGTATGATCTCTTGTACTACCATATATAATGGAATGCGATCCACAAGAGTTATTTCCTAGCATTCCACCAAGCATGCACCTGCTACTCGTTGAGGTTTCAGGACCAAAAAACAAACCATATGAATGAAGGTAAAGATTTAATTCATCGAGAATAACACCTGGTTGAACTCGAACCCATTTTTCTTCTTGATTAAGCTCCAGAATTTTAGTGAAGTGTTTTGAGATATCCACAACGAGACCGTCACCAACTACTTGTCCTGCTAGTGAAGTTCCAGCAGCTCTTGGTATCAATGATAAATCTTGATCAGATGCAAATTTGATTAAATGTTGTAAGTCACTTTCATTCTTAGGGTAAGCAACAGCTAATGGAAGTACCTTGTAGGCTGAGGCATCTGTAGCGTAAAGTAAACGAGTACTCATATCTCTATGGATTTCGCCCTCTAGTTTTTCTTGAAGTTCCTCAAATATAGTTGATTGAACAGTAGGTTTCATATTTGTTAGGTGCTTTTAATCTCATTAAATCTCTAGAAATGAAATTACGTTATTATTTTTTAATGCAAGCTTATTGAGAATGAATATTTATTAAAATTTTCAAATAAAAAGCATCAAAAATTATTGATTTAGGAATCTAAAGTTTACGTTTTATATCTAATTTCGCAATGTCGAGATTACAAAAATACATAAATTACTGATTCACAATGAACTTACTGCAAAAGATTAAGGAGAATGCAAAGCTGCATAACAAAAAAATTGTTCTTCCAGAGGGAACTGAAGAGAGAACATTGCAAGCTGCAGACATCCTTTTGAATGAAAAAATTGCACAAATTATTTTGATTGGAAATCCTGAGACAATCAAATCAGAAGCTAACAGGTTGAATTTAGAGCATATCTCTAAAGCAATTATCATCGATCCGGAAAATCATGATAAAATGGAAGCTTATGCAGAGATTTTGGTTGAACTTCGTAAGAAGAAAGGGATGACCATGGAGAAAGCTATGGGACTTGTTAAAGATCCTCTTTATTTGGCTACCTTAATGATTAAAGCGGGTGATGCTGATGGAGAAGTTGCCGGAGCATTGAATGCTACAGGAGACGTATTGCGTCCAGCTTTCCAGATTGTGAAAACAATGCCTGGTTGCTCAGTTGTTTCTGGTGCTTTTATCTTGATTTTGAAGGATAAAACATTTGGCGATAATGGTATGTTGGTTGTTGCTGACTGTGCTGTTCATCCAAACCCAACTGCTAGTGAGTTAGCTGAGATTGCAGTTGCTACTGCAAAAACAACAAAGGCTATTGCTAATATGGAACCACGTGTTGCTATGTTGAGTTTTTCTACTATGGGATCGGCTAAGCACGAAATGGTTGATAAGGTTGTTGAGGCTACTCGTTTGGCTAAAGAAGCGGCTCCGGAATTCCTAATTGACGGTGAGATGCAAGCTGATGCTGCTATTGTTGAAGCAATTGGTGCTAGCAAGGCTCCAAATTCAGAAGTTGCAGGTAGAGCAAACGTATTGGTATTCCCAACTCTTGAAGTAGGAAATATTGCTTACAAATTAGTACAGCGTTTAGCTGGTGCTGAAGCTGTAGGACCGGTATTACAGGGTATGGCTGCTCCAATCAACGACCTATCCAGAGGTTGTTCAGTTAGCGATATTGTGAACTTAGTAGCTATTACAGCAAATCAGACTGCAGGAATGTAAGCTGAGAAATCAGAAATAGAATCTTAATCAAACAAATAATAACAAAATCTAATGAACGTTTTAGTTTTAAATTGCGGAAGTTCTTCATTGAAGTATCAAATTTTGAACATGGGCGAAGAGGCGACTCTTTTAGCTTCTGGTCTTGTTGAGCGTATTGGTCTTGAAAATGGTGTTTTAACTCACAAACCTGAGGGAAAAGATAAGTTCAAAACGATTCAGGATATTCCTAATCATTCTGTAGGTATTAATTTAGTTCTTGCAGCATTGGTTAACGCTGATCATGGTGTAATCTCTGACATCAAAGAAATTAACGCAGCGGGTCATCGTGTGGCTCATGGTGGCGAATATTTCCAGGATAGTGCTTTTGTTACTGAAGAAGCGAAAGCGAATATCAAAGCATGTTGCGAATTGGCTCCACTTCACAACCCGGCTAACCTTGAAGGTATCTTAGCAATTGAGAAATTGTTACCAGGTTTACCTCAAGTTGCTGTGTTTGATACATCTTTCCACCAAACACTTCCAAAGGAAGCTTTCATGTATGGTTTACCTTACGATTGCTACGAAACTTTGAAAGTTCGTAAATATGGTTTCCACGGAACTTCTCACAAATTTGTTGCTAACAAAGCGTGTGAAATACTAGGATGGAATATCGAAGATAAGAAAATCGTTTCTTGTCATCTTGGTAATGGTGCTTCTGTATGTGCTATCGATGGTGGTAAGTCTATCGAAACTTCAATGGGATTTACGCCTAACGAAGGTCTTTTGATGGGTACTCGTACAGGTAACCTTGACCTGGGTGCTTTACTATATATTGCTGAAAAGAAAGATCTTTCTATTCAGGAAACTAATAACTTGATTAATAAAGAATCAGGATTAGCAGGTATTTCTGGTATCTCTTCTGATATGAGAGATCTTGAAGATGCTGCAGCTGAAGGAAACGAAAGAGCTCAATTGGCTTTAGATATGTTCGCATATCGTGTAAAACGTTTTGTTGGTTCATATACTGCTTCTATGGGTGGTGTTGATTTAGTAATATTCACTGGAGGAATTGGAGAGAACGATTCTGTTTCTCGTGAGAAAATTGCGAAAGATTTTGGATACCTTGGACTTGACTTTGATAAGGATGTGAACGCAGGTTTACGTGGAAAAGATATGGTTATTTCTAAAGAAGGATCTAAAGTGAAAGCAATGGTCGTAACGACTAATGAGGAGTTGGTTATTGCTTCTGATACACAGCGTATTGTTGGTGCTTTGTAACTATCAAACTTATGATATTAAAAAGCTCTGTTGTTAACAGGGCTTTTTTTTATGCCAAAATATAAGATGATAATTTATTTTTTATCCGTATTTTACTTTTTATAATTTTAATTTAATGGATATGTTAAGCCAATAGATTGTTAGTAAAGTGTTAAATTTTGAAACAAATTTGTTTGCTTAACGTTTAGACGTATAGTATTTACTGGAAATACATGATATTTCATAGCAAATTGCAATGACTTTATGTTCGTATCAAACACATATTCTATAAAAACATTTTTTATTTTATTGTTGATTTCGTTTTCGATTTCTACTCTTGGACAGAGAACGAATTTTCGTTTCTATCAATACAATAAGGACAATAAATTAAATGAAGAGCTGGTGAAATCTATTCATCAGGATTCTCTTGGTGTTTATTATTTTGCTACTGATAAAGGATTAATTTCTCTCGTAAAAGATCATTTTATTCCAGTAGAGGTTCAAGAGGGAAAAAATCAATTTTATAAATCGTTATTTAAAAGGAAAAATGGTGATTTACTTGCACTTTCAGATGATGGAATCTATAAGATAACTCAAACATCGATAGGAAATAAAGCCGATTTGTTGTTTTTATGCAATACCGATTCCTTATTGCCAAAGTATCCTAAAGAATTTTTCGAAGATCAAAATGATGAATTGTGGCTAACGGATTTTAATCATATCTACAGGTTAAAAGGAAGTGATTTCGAACAGTACCAAATGGATAAAAAAAATCAAACTACATCCTATGCTAGGTCATTTCAATTTTTGGAATGTGATAATGGAAAATTAATGGTGGTTTCACAGTCTGGGTGGTTTTATCAGTTTGATCGCAAGAATAATCAGTTTAAAGAATCTGGTTTTAATTTGGACTTGGTAGTGAATTCCTCTTTTAAAATAGGGTCCAATGAATTTCTCTTAGGAACTTCCTTAGGAATATACAGATTAATATTAGATTTCAATGGGCAAGTGGTACATCATGAATTGATTAATGAAAGTATTATGGCCTCATGTTTTCAGGAATTATCTGAAAATAAGTTGTTAGTTGGAACCTGGTTTCAAGGAATACTAGAGATTGATTTATCAGAAGATTTTAAAGTTTATCCGATTGGTGGCTTTCCTTGTTTCACTGTTAACAATATTTTCTTAGATGATTTCGGAAAGTTTTGGATTGCTACTAATTCAGGAACTGTGGTGATGGAAAAGAAATTCTTTTCTTATCAATTTCGTTCTACTAATTCAGAGTACATTTCTTCTATTAATTTAAATGAAGATGGGAATGTTAATTTTTCAGGAAGAAAGCATATTTATAAAATCTCGAATGATGAGCAAATACAAAATATAAATCTTGAATTTGAAGGATCTATAAACGTATTTAAGAAAAGGAATAATATATCGCTTTTAGGAACAGAACAAGGATACTTGTATGTTTATAAAAATGATGAATTACACTTGAAGTTAGCCATTGCAAATAAGCCTATTACAAGTATTGAAATTGTTTCAGAACGTGAAGCATGGCTTGTATCAGATAAGGAATTATTCCATATTAATTTAAATTCTGGCCTAATAAAGAGTTATTTGCAATCCTTTAGAGGTCAGCGTATTGTTCAGGATATTTTATTAGATAAAGAAACTAATTTATTCATTGGAGCTGAATACAAAAATTCTTATCTATTTAAGTTTGATGTAGTAAGCAAAAAGGTTGAGAACATTAGTACTTCAATCGATTTTGATATTAATGAAGATTTTTGGGTTATTGATTTGGAATTTGACGAGGATACCTTGTATATGGGAACCTCTTCTGGTTTGTTAAAATATTGGGGCGAAGGTATTGAAAGGGTTGATTTGAGAGATATGACAAATAGTGAAGTCAATTCTGTAGCAATCGATCGCCATCATTCTTTTTGGATGACAACTAGTAAAGGTGTAATTCGAAAGAGGGAAAAGGATTTGTCGTTGTTTACACCGGAGCAAGGTTTGCCATCCAAAACATTTACCAACCGAAATTTAAAATTTGATTCGAATGATCATTTATGGGTCGGAACTTCCAACGGTATTGCTTATGCTTCCATTTGTGATTCAATACCCAAAACGCCAAAACCTGAGGTTAGTCGAACAGATGGAGGTAGTCAATTTGACTTGAAAAATGGTAAGGTTAAAATTAATGCCAATTCAATGTTGCTTTTGGACGTAACGGCTACTATATATCCGCAAAAACAGAATCAATTTCAATATTGCACAGTAAAAGGAAATGAGAAAATTATTGATTGGAAAGAGCTTTCTGATAAAAATCAAATTGTTATTCCAGGTTTAAAAACAGGAAAATATAAAATTTGTATAAGAGGTAAACATGAAGGGAACTACCGTTGGAGTGAACATCGCATTGTTGAATTAAATGTTGCGCAAGTTTGGTATTTGAGATGGTATGTTCTATTGGTAGATTTTTTATTGATTTTGGTTCTCATATTTTTAACTAATAAATACAGTCAAAAAAGAGCTCAACAGAATTTAATTGAATTGGAAAAGCAAGTTTCAGAGCGAACTGTTCAGCTTCAAGATTTGAACAAACATTTGGTAAGTGCGAATGTTGCAAAAGATAAATTCTTATCCATTATTGCTCATGATTTGAGAAATCCGTTTAATGCGATTAGGGGATTTTCAAAAATATTATTGAAAGATTCGGATATTTTGTCCGAAGAGGACAGAACAGAGTTAATTGAAACAATTTACAGAAGTTCTGATGATACCTTTAAGCTTTTAGAAAGTTTACTTGAGTGGGCAAATGTGCAAAAGGGAAATTTCAAATTGAATTCTGAAAATTTTGATTTGAAGACTATTTTGGAGAAAAACCTAGGACTTCATAAGAGTTTGGGATCTCTGAAAGGTCTAACATTAATAGGTGATTTTAATCGAGCAATCGTAAAAGCAGATAAGGCTATGATTGATACCGTGATCAGAAATCTATTATCTAATGCGATAAAGTATTCTAAGCCAAATCAGATTATCAAGCTACAAAGCATAGAAGCAAACGGTTTTATCGTTGTCCAAGTTACCGACCAAGGTGTTGGGATGACAGAGAAACAGCTTAAAAATTTATTTAAAATAGATACCGTTACGACTAGCGAAGGAACAGCCAATGAAACTGGAACAGGTTTTGGGTTAATGCTTAGTAAAGAGTTTGTTGAGCTTAATGGTGGTAAAATTTGGGTCGAGAGCGAGAAAAATAAAGGAACAAGCTTCTTTTTCTCCATTCCTAGAAAGTAATTTTATTCTTCACAAAAAGGTGTTATTGGGTTTTTGCATTAATTGCGAATCGTAAGTTGGTGTGGTTAATAATAGTCAATTAGTTGTTTTTATTCTTAATTAAGATACAATTCATTAATATTTTCTATTTTTGCCTTACACTTGAGAAAAGTGATAAAACACAAATGCAAACACAACACTAAAAATAAACAGAAGATGATTACACGTTTAGATCAAGTCATTGAGACGCTTAAAAACAATGAAAAAAAGAGATTGGTAGCCGCATATGCTAACGATTCTCATACAATTGGAGCTGTAAACGATGCAGTTCAGCATGGAATCATTGATGCTACCTTAGTAGGAGACCAGAAAACGATTGAAAAAACTTGTGCTGATCACAATTTCGATATCAATAAATTTACCGTAGTACATGAAGCAGATGAGTTAAAAGCAGCACAAAAAGCTGTTGAGTTGATTAATAGTGGTGAAGGTGATATGATTATGAAAGGTCTTGTAAGTACAGATAAGTATATGAAGGCTATTCTTAATAAAGAAAAAGGTTTGATGCCTCCTAAAGCTGTTTTGAGTCACGTAACTGTGATGGAGAATCCAAATTATCACAAACTATTAGTTGTAAGCGATGTTGCTGTTATTCCTCAGCCTGATTTGAATCAGAAAATTGCTATTACAAACTATGTAGTTAAGGTTGCACAATCATTGGGAATTGAAAAGCCAAAAGTTGCTATGATCGCTGCTTCAGAACAAGTTCTTCCTAAGATGGATGCTTGTGTTGATGCTGCTATTATTTCTAAAATGGCTGATCGTGGTCAGATTAAGGGTGCTTATGTTGATGGACCTTTAGCGATTGATGTTGCTATTGACAAAGAATCTGCTGAGATAAAGAAATTGGATTCAATGGTTGCTGGTGATGCTGACTGTATGGTATTCCCAAATATCGAAAGTGGTAATGTTTTTTACAAAGTAAATACGAAATTGTCAAAAGCTGAACTAGGTGCAATGGTGATGGGAGCGAAGGTTCCTGCAATTCTTTCTTCACGCGGTGATAGTGTAAAGACTAAATTATACTCTATTGCGATGGCTGCTTTAGTGGCTTCTAAATAAGTTTTGATAGATTAAAAGACGCATGTGCATGCGTCTTTACTTAAAATATAATTTCTAAGAATTATGTCCCCAATACGTTCTCTAGACCAAATGGTCCAACATCTTCGCGAAAGCGGACGAAAGAAAAAAATTGCTGTTGCTTATGCACAAGATCCAAATACCATTGGCGCAATTGCTAAGGCTATTGATGAGGGATTTGTTGATGCGGTAATGATTGGCGATGAGCAAGAAATTCGTTCTAAAGCTCAATTAGAAGATATCAATCCTGATATTTTTACAATCGTTCATATTCCTAATGATGTTGCAGCAACTACAGAAGCGGTTCGAATGGCTCGAGCCGATGAGGTAGATGTTGTAATGAAGGGATTAGTTGGGACAGATAAATTTTTGAAAGCCGTTTTGAACAAACAAAAAGGTCTGTTGCCTCCAAAGGCTTGCATGACCTATGTTTGTGCACTCGATCTTCCAAAATACGATAAGCTTCTATTCGTTTCTGATACGGCAGTATTGCCTTTTCCTGATTTGAATCAGAAGATAGCTATGGTGAATTACGGTGTGGCGATGGCAAAGCGCTTTGGTGTTGAGAAACCAAAAGTTGCTTTAATCAGTGCAACTGAAAAACCAAACCCAGCATTTCCATCGTCTATCGATGATACGATTATCTGCAAGATGGCCGATCGTGGTCAAATTAAAGATTGTATTATTGATGGTCCTTTGGATGTTTTCTAGCTTGCGATCCTGCATCTGTTGAAATCAAAGGTATTCCAACTCCAATTAATGGAGAGGCAGATTGCTTGGTATTTCCATCTTTAGAATCGTGTAATTCTTTTTATAAAGGCTTAATGCTATTTGGTGGTGGCGAACTGGCTGGACTAATTCAAGGTACCATAAAACCTGTTGTTGTTATGTCACGAAGCGAGAGTCAGCAATCAAAATTCTATTGTATTGCATTATCCGTATTAATGGCAGATTAAATAATTGGTAGTTATCAATTTATAATGAATAATTGAAGAGGCGCGAACTATCGTGTCTCTTTTTTATTGCAGCTTAATAGTGGTTTGCGTTTTGGTGCCTTAAATTATAATTTCTGTGCACTTCGAATCTATTTAATTAATAATTCATCATTCAATTCTTATCTTTGCCAAATGACAAATCCAAAACCATATTGTTTGATGCCATGGATACACTACCATGTTGGAAATGCGGGTCGGGTAAAAGCATGCTGTGTAGCAAATATCCCATTTGGGGATAGCAATACACAAACATTTTCTGAAATATGGAATGGAGCAGCAATAGATGAGTTAAGAGTGAAATTTGCAAAAGGAGAAAAGGATTCTCGTTGCAAAGTTTGTCATCGATTAGAGGAAGCAGGAGGGAAGAGTATACGACAAGAAACCCATGAGAAATTTGGAGAGAATTTCGCTAAGCATAAAAGTAATCTTCCAATCTATTTTGACATCCGCTTTTCAAATGCCTGCAATTTTGCTTGTCGTACTTGTTGGCACGGTGCTAGTTCAGCTTGGTTTCCCGAGGCCAAACAAATGGGTCGTAACCTGGGTGAAAAAGCCTTATTGCAAAACATCAACGATTTTGATGCATTTATAGAACAGACGGGAGAAGCATTGTTAAACGCTAAAGAAATCTACTTTGCTGGCGGTGAGCCCTTAGCCACAAAAGAGCATTACCTCTTGTTAGACTGGCTAGTAAAGAACAAGGCGACACAAATTCATTTGCGTTACAATACGAACTTCTCACAATTGAAAATGGGAGGCTATAATGTGCTGGATTATTGGAAACATTTTTCAGCAGTGGAAATATTATCGAGTATTGATGCGCATGGAGAACTGGGAGAATATATCCGAAAAGGCTTTAATTGGGAGCAATTTAGGGCGAACAGAAAGCAAATTCAATCCCATAAACACATTCGCTTCTTAATAGCGCCAACAATTTCTGTTTTTTCTATTTTAAATTTGCCTAAGCTTTACAAAACTTGCTTGCAAGAAGGAATTATCGATCTTGATGGATTGTACATTAATATGCTCGACAGACCTTTGCATTACAATACAAAAGCATTGCCAGAGAAATACAAGCAAAAGGTGGTAGAGGAATACTTAAGTTTTTACAATTGGGCGGAGAAGGAGAAGATTCCACAGACAATACTTAATCAGTTTAAAGAGTGTGAGACTTACATGCTTAGCGAAGATCTTTCGAAGCAATGGAAAAACTTTCAAAAGGAAACCGCTCTTTTAGATGAGATGAGAAATGAAAGTGTAAATGAGGCTTTGAATTTTTAAATAACTTCAAGTAAATTTCATTTGCTGCGGATAAATAGAGAGCGCTTAGTTTTAGAAACGACTAGCTATTAACTCTAATAATTTGTTCTTGTTAATTGGTTTTGTAATGAAGTCATTGCAGCCAGCGGCTATACATTTTTCACGATCTCCTATTTGAGCAAAAGCAGTTTGCGCCAGGATATATACTTCTTTATTGAATTCACGAATTCTACGAGTAGCTTCATGTCCATCAATTTCCGGAATTCTTATGTCCATTAATATCAAATCGAGATTCGTATTGTTGCGGCATATATCAACAGCATCGGTTCCGTTAGTAGCAACTAAGATGTCTTTTTCATATTTTTTCAAAATAATTTTTAAATAGGCTATAACTGCTTCCTCATCTTCGACAATTAGAATCTGTAATTTCTTTTCGGATAATTCTACAATGCCAGAAGGTTCAATTGTTTTGCTTAATTTTTTAAACTTATTTTCTTTTATTGGTATTGTAAAAGAAAAATGAGAGCCAACACCAACTTCACTTTCTAATTGCATTTTACCTCCAAGTTTTTCAACATATGCACTCGCAATAGACAGACCTAATCCTGATCCTTCTTGGACCATTCGATCCTCGGTGTCTGCTTGTATAAATCTTTGGAATACAGTCTCTTGTTTTTCTTTCGGTATTCCTATGCCGGTATCCTTAATCGAAAAATGGAATAATGAGGGAGTCGAT from Labilibaculum sp. DW002 includes the following:
- a CDS encoding phosphate acyltransferase — encoded protein: MSPIRSLDQMVQHLRESGRKKKIAVAYAQDPNTIGAIAKAIDEGFVDAVMIGDEQEIRSKAQLEDINPDIFTIVHIPNDVAATTEAVRMARADEVDVVMKGLVGTDKFLKAVLNKQKGLLPPKACMTYVCALDLPKYDKLLFVSDTAVLPFPDLNQKIAMVNYGVAMAKRFGVEKPKVALISATEKPNPAFPSSIDDTIICKMADRGQIKDCIIDGPLDVF
- a CDS encoding twitch domain-containing radical SAM protein, with the translated sequence MTNPKPYCLMPWIHYHVGNAGRVKACCVANIPFGDSNTQTFSEIWNGAAIDELRVKFAKGEKDSRCKVCHRLEEAGGKSIRQETHEKFGENFAKHKSNLPIYFDIRFSNACNFACRTCWHGASSAWFPEAKQMGRNLGEKALLQNINDFDAFIEQTGEALLNAKEIYFAGGEPLATKEHYLLLDWLVKNKATQIHLRYNTNFSQLKMGGYNVLDYWKHFSAVEILSSIDAHGELGEYIRKGFNWEQFRANRKQIQSHKHIRFLIAPTISVFSILNLPKLYKTCLQEGIIDLDGLYINMLDRPLHYNTKALPEKYKQKVVEEYLSFYNWAEKEKIPQTILNQFKECETYMLSEDLSKQWKNFQKETALLDEMRNESVNEALNF